A part of Bubalus bubalis isolate 160015118507 breed Murrah chromosome 6, NDDB_SH_1, whole genome shotgun sequence genomic DNA contains:
- the C6H1orf68 gene encoding skin-specific protein 32 → MCDQQKQPEFPPSCVKGSGLEVVQSTKCTSVKCPPPCPTQTFVKCSPPCPTQTFVKCPGPCLTQTYVKCPPPCTTQNYVKCPVPFQTKTYVNYVTPCQTLVKCPAPSQTTYVKYPAPCQTFVKCPAPCQTTYVKSPAPCQTQTYYVQTPAPSQTYYTQAPIRGSVTSCCVPDPCSAPCSTSYCCLAPRTFGVSPLRRWIQRPQDCNSGSSGCCEDSGCCGSGCCSSGCCSSGCCGSGCCCLGIIPMRSRGPACCDCDDDCDC, encoded by the coding sequence ATGTGTGACCAGCAGAAACAGCCAGAATTCCCTCCATCTTGCGTGAAAGGTTCAGGATTGGAAGTTGTGCAGAGTACCAAATGTACTTCTGTAAAATGCCCACCTCCATGTCCGACTCAAACCTTCGTGAAATGCTCACCTCCATGTCCAACTCAAACCTTTGTGAAATGCCCAGGTCCATGTCTGACTCAAACCTACGTGAAATGTCCACCTCCGTGTACAACTCAAAACTATGTGAAATGCCCAGTTCCGTTCCAGACGAAGACCTATGTGAACTATGTAACTCCTTGCCAGACCCTAGTGAAGTGCCCAGCTCCAAGCCAGACGACCTACGTGAAATATCCAGCTCCTTGCCAGACGTTTGTGAAGTGCCCTGCTCCATGCCAGACGACCTATGTGAAATCCCCAGCCCCTTGCCAGACCCAGACATACTATGTTCAGACCCCTGCTCCTTCCCAAACCTACTACACTCAGGCTCCTATAAGAGGCTCAGTCACCTCATGTTGTGTCCCTGATCCATGCTCTGCTCCTTGTTCCACCAGCTACTGCTGTCTGGCTCCCCGGACCTTCGGGGTAAGTCCTCTGAGACGCTGGATACAACGACCCCAGGACTGCAACTCAGGATCATCTGGCTGCTGTGAGGATTCTGGATGCTGTGGCTCTGGGTGCTGCAGCTCTGGATGCTGCAGCTCTGGATGCTGCGGCTCTGGGTGCTGTTGTCTAGGAATTATTCCCATGAGGTCCCGAGGTCCTGCATGCTGTGATTGCGACGATGACTGCGACTGTTAA